In Micromonospora sp. WMMA1363, a genomic segment contains:
- a CDS encoding helix-turn-helix transcriptional regulator produces the protein MPPAAPSPILRRRRLGTELRRLRETAGLTGDQVIERIGWASASKLSRLENGRSRPDPQDVRDLLDLYRADPGQRDDLLTITQEAGDMRGWLRNYPVMTQQQRGFAELEAGCVEISEYNPVLVPGLLQTPGYARVRIASAREVDQAAGEPEATEDVDTEVRARLARQSLLTRAPDAPRYTAVLEEPALVGRAGPPDVLREQLIQLCELAMLPNVMLHVLPRDTRLGDWYLPPTAFSLYRFADPQDPETLAIEGGFLNVMSTEVKALNRYKVVFEWLCTTALSASDSLSWLIQATGRLPDAVTPPMAAYGPATAPAQRRRHPGHLTER, from the coding sequence GTGCCTCCTGCCGCACCCAGTCCCATCCTGCGACGGCGCAGGCTGGGCACCGAGCTGCGCCGGCTGCGCGAGACCGCGGGTCTCACCGGTGACCAGGTCATCGAGCGGATCGGTTGGGCCTCCGCGTCGAAGCTCTCCCGGCTGGAGAACGGCCGCAGCCGGCCGGACCCGCAGGACGTCCGCGACCTGCTCGACCTCTACCGGGCCGACCCGGGACAGCGCGACGACCTGCTGACCATCACCCAGGAGGCCGGCGACATGCGCGGCTGGCTGCGGAACTACCCGGTGATGACCCAGCAGCAACGCGGCTTCGCCGAGCTGGAGGCGGGCTGCGTGGAGATCTCCGAGTACAACCCGGTGTTGGTGCCGGGGTTGCTCCAGACGCCCGGGTACGCGAGGGTCCGGATCGCCTCGGCGCGCGAGGTCGACCAGGCGGCCGGGGAGCCGGAGGCGACCGAAGACGTCGACACCGAGGTACGCGCCCGGCTGGCCCGTCAGTCGCTGCTCACCCGGGCACCGGACGCGCCCCGCTACACGGCCGTGCTCGAGGAGCCGGCGCTCGTCGGACGGGCTGGCCCACCCGACGTGCTACGTGAGCAGCTCATCCAGCTCTGTGAGCTGGCCATGCTGCCGAACGTCATGCTCCACGTGCTGCCCCGGGACACCCGGCTCGGCGACTGGTACCTACCGCCGACCGCGTTCTCTCTCTACCGTTTCGCCGACCCGCAGGACCCGGAGACGCTGGCGATCGAGGGCGGCTTCCTCAACGTCATGTCGACAGAGGTAAAAGCACTAAATCGCTATAAAGTGGTGTTCGAGTGGTTATGCACGACGGCGCTCTCCGCATCGGACTCCCTCTCCTGGCTGATCCAGGCCACGGGCCGGCTGCCCGACGCGGTGACCCCGCCCATGGCGGCGTACGGGCCGGCAACGGCGCCGGCCCAACGCCGCCGGCACCCCGGGCACCTGACGGAAAGGTGA
- a CDS encoding DUF397 domain-containing protein, which translates to MNEIRNTTSALARLAEIPWRKSTRSQTSNCVEVAPLPTDPAAVAIRDSKDRGGPILLFDQAGWLGFLAGTKNGRFDRV; encoded by the coding sequence ATGAACGAGATCCGCAACACAACGTCCGCCCTCGCCCGGCTGGCTGAGATCCCCTGGCGCAAGAGCACGCGGAGCCAGACCTCGAACTGCGTCGAGGTGGCGCCGCTGCCGACCGACCCGGCCGCGGTGGCCATCCGAGACAGTAAGGACCGCGGCGGTCCGATCCTACTGTTCGACCAGGCTGGATGGCTGGGCTTCCTGGCCGGAACCAAGAACGGTCGGTTCGACCGGGTCTGA